The Euphorbia lathyris chromosome 3, ddEupLath1.1, whole genome shotgun sequence genome contains a region encoding:
- the LOC136223339 gene encoding GEM-like protein 4, producing the protein MKNLSQKAQVFGIPITTSAKPVKRMPRLFLENSTQGYIPTPAHKSLTVKQDKLDSVIQRMNKLGKKADKFAHGIRKHVRLGSKITETLKGKLSLGARLIKVGVNKAFRHLFSVREGERLLKACQCYLSTTAGPLAGLLFISTEKIAFCSERSIKMTSSGGKSVGIHYKVVIPLRKIKTANQSENVKKPSQKYIEIVTVDDFDFWFMGFYNYQKAFNHLQQAVSQSFDNQMR; encoded by the exons ATGAAGAATTTATCTCAGAAAGCACAAGTTTTTGGAATCCCAATCACAACTTCAGCAAAGCCAGTTAAGAGAATGCCAAGACTTTTTCTTGAAAATTCTACCCAAGGCTATATTCCAACTCCTGCTCATAAATCCCTCACTGTCAAGCAAG ACAAGCTAGACTCAGTGATTCAGAGGATGAACAAGCTAGGGAAAAAAGCTGACAAGTTTGCTCACGGAATCCGAAAGCATG TGAGATTGGGAAGCAAAATCACAGAAACCCTGAAGGGAAAGTTGAGCTTAGGTGCAAGATTAATTAAAGTAGGAGTTAACAAAGCATTCAGGCATTTATTTAgtgttagagaaggagaaagattATTGAAAGCTTGTCAATGTTACTTGTCTACAACAGCTGGTCCTCTTGCTGGCCTTCTCTTTATCTCAACTGAGAAGATTGCCTTCTGCAGTGAGAGATCAATCAAAATGACTTCTTCCGGTGGAAAATCCGTCGGAATCCATTACAAG GTAGTAATCCCATTAAGAAAGATAAAGACAGCAAACCAGAGTGAAAATGTGAAGAAGCCATCACAAAAGTACATAGAAATAGTTACTGTTGATGATTTTGATTTCTGGTTTATGGGTTTTTACAATTACCAGAAAGCTTTCAATCATCTTCAGCAAGCAGTTTCTCAAAGCTTTGACAACCAAATGAGATGA